Proteins from a genomic interval of Peromyscus leucopus breed LL Stock chromosome 12, UCI_PerLeu_2.1, whole genome shotgun sequence:
- the Son gene encoding protein SON isoform X2: MAADIEQVFRSFVVSKFREIQQELSSGRSEGQLNGETNAPIEGSQAGDTAASTRSLPNEEIVQKIEEVLSGVLDTELRYKPDLKEASRKSRCVSVQTDPTDEVPTKKSKKHKKHKNKKKKKKKEKEKKYKRQPEEPESKLKSHHDGSVDLESDSFLKFDSESSAMALEHPVRAFGFSEASETPLVLEPPVGSVEVQESHMLETPKPAPQPAELSFGSAPFISEQSEQPESVMMEPSPTKILDSFAAAAALKSPEPVVTMSVEYQKSVLKSSWETTAPELSKTTPVELPVAKVLEPSETLMIVSETPTEVHPEPSTSTMDFPESSTTDALRLPEQPAEAPSEMADSSLTRPQESLELPKSTAVELQESSVASALELPGPPATSMLELQGPPATPVLELPGPSAAPVPELSGPLSTPVPELPGPPATVVPELPGPSVTPVPPLLQELPGPPAPSVGLEPPQEVPEPPVMAQEMPGVPAVSAAVELTGQPAVTVAMELTEQPVTTTEFEQPVAMTTVEHPGHPEVTTATGLLGQPEAAMVLELPGQPVATTALELSGQPSVTGVSELSGLPSATGALELSGQPVATGALELPGQLMATGALEFSGQSGAAGALELLGQPLATGVLELPGQPGAPELPGQPVATVALEISVQSVVTTSELSTMTVSQSLEVPSTTALESYNTVAQELPTTLVGETSVTVGVDPLMAQESHMLASNTMESHMLASNTMDSQMLASNTMDSQMLASNTMDSQMLASSTMDSQMLASSTMDSQMLATSSMDSQMLATSSMDSQMLATSSMDSQMLATSSMDSQMLATSSMDSQMLATSSMDSQMLATSSMDSQMLATSSMDSQMLATSSMDSQMLASGAMDSQMLASGTMDAQMLASGTMDAQMLASSTQDSAMMGSKSPDPYRLAQDPYRLAQDPYRLGHDPYRLGHDAYRLGQDPYRLGHDPYRLTPDPYRMSPRPYRIAPRSYRIAPRPYRLAPRPLMLASRRSMMMSYAAERSMMSSYERSMMSYERSMMSPMAERSMMSAYERSMMSAYERSMMSPMAERSMMSAYERSMMSAYERSMMSPMADRSMMSMGADRSMMSSYSAADRSMMSSYSAADRSMMSSYTDRSMMSMAADSYTDSYTDSYAEAYMVPPLPPEEPPTMPPLPPEEPPMTPPLPPEEPPEGSALSAEQSVLTADNTWPTEVTLPTEESVAQPEPPVSQSEISEPLAVPASYSVSESETSMLASEAVMTVAEPAQEPESSVLSAPVESAVVAEHEMVTERPVTYMVSEATMSAEPAVLSEPSAMSETSETYDSIRPSGHAMAEVSMSLLEPAVTISQPAESSLELQSMAVPAPPTMTTPESPAVAVPELPPVADPEPPVMVVPETPTVAVPELATVAAPEPPAMTTPELSSMPVSEPPVAVPELPALADPEHATTAGSGVSSLEPSVPVLEPAVSVLQPVMVVSEPCVPVQEPTVAISEPAVTVLEHTQIISPEMALESSPTVVESSVLSSHVMKGMNLLSGDPSLGPEVGVQEIMLHPGEEPHDGGHLKNDLYENEYDRNAELAMNSHFIAKDVEHNTVCAAAIGPVGETSEEKVLPVIETKEVTELDTCPAVSEADVGRSLSSQLALEPDTMGTNKGLEFVTASVPSLDSKYDVEISLTTQDTEHDMVISTSPSGGSEADIEGPLPAKDIHLDLPSTNLVCKDTEDSLPIKDSDQTVAVAPSPKESSEDKEVPLPNKETVPDSVYPASIDEINEADLVRPLLPKDMERLTSLRAGIEGPLLASESERDKLAASPVVISIPERASESSSEEKDDYEIFVKVKDTHEKSKKNKNRDKGEKEKKRDSSLRSRSKRSKSSEHKSRKRTSESRSRARKRSSKSKSHRSQTRSRSRSRRRRRSSRSRSKSRGRRSVSKEKRKRSPKHRSKSRERKRKRSSSRDNRKTVRARSRTPSRRSRSHTPSRRRRSRSVGRRRSFSISPSRRSRTPSRRSRTPSRRSRTPSRRSRTPSRRSRTPSRRSRTPSRRRRSRSVVRRRSFSISPVRLRRSRTPLRRRFSRSPIRRKRSRSSERGRSPKRLTDLDKAQLLEIAKANAAAMCAKAGVPLPPNLKPAPPPTIEEKVAKKSGGATIEELTEKCKQIAQSKEDDDVIVNKPHVSDEEEEEPPFYHHPFKLSEPKPIFFNLNIAAAKPTPPKSQVTLTKEFPVSSGSQHRKKEADSVYGEWVPVEKNGEENKDDDNVFSSSLPSEPVDISTAMSERALAQKRLSENAFDLEAMSMLNRAQERIDAWAQLNSIPGQFTGSTGVQVLTQEQLANTGAQAWIKKDQFLRAAPVTGGMGAVLMRKMGWREGEGLGKNKEGNKEPILVDFKTDRKGLVAVGERAQKRSGNFSAAMKDLSGKHPVSALMEICNKRRWQPPEFLLVHDSGPDHRKHFLFRVLRNGSPYQPNCMFFLNRY; the protein is encoded by the exons ATGGCGGCCGACATCGAGCAGGTTTTTAGGTCTTTCGTGGTCAGTAAATTCCGGGAAATACAACAGGAGCTTTCCAG CGGAAGGAGTGAAGGCCAGCTGAATGGGGAAACAAACGCACCtattgaaggaagccaggcaggtgACACAGCCGCCTCGACGCGGAGTCTCCCAAACGAAGAGATCGTGCAGAAGATAGAGGAAGTCCTTTCTGGGGTCCTAGACACAGAACTGCGATACAAGCCAG ACTTGAAGGAGGCCTCCAGAAAAAGTAGATGTGTGTCTGTACAAACAGATCCTACTGATGAAGTTCCCACCAAAAAGTCAAAGAAGCATaaaaagcacaaaaacaaaaagaagaaaaagaagaaagaaaaggaaaaaaaatacaaaaggcaaCCAGAAGAACCTGAGTCCAAGTTGAAATCTCATCATGATGGGAGTGTTGATCTAGAATCTGATTCCTTTTTAAAGTTTGATTCTGAATCTTCAGCAATGGCACTGGAACATCCTGTAAGAGCATTTGGCTTTTCTGAGGCCAGTGAAACCCCTCTAGTGCTGGAACCTCCAGTAGGATCGGTGGAGGTTCAGGAGTCACATATGTTGGAGACTCCGAAGCCTGCTCCCCAGCCTGCAGAACTGTCCTTTGGATCTGCACCATTCATCTCAGAGCAGTCTGAGCAGCCTGAGTCAGTAATGATGGAACCGTCCCCAACCAAGATTCTGGATTCCTTTGCAGCTGCAGCAGCGCTGAAGTCACCTGAGCCCGTTGTAACAATGTCAGTGGAGTATCAGAAGTCTGTGCTGAAGTCTTCTTGGGAGACTACCGCTCCAGAGCTGTCAAAGACCACGCCGGTAGAGCTTCCCGTAGCAAAAGTGCTTGAGCCGTCAGAAACCCTCATGATAGTATCAGAGACACCCACTGAGGTGCACCCTGAACCAAGCACATCAACAATGGATTTTCCAGAGTCATCTACAACTGATGCACTAAGATTGCCAGAGCAGCCTGCAGAAGCACCATCGGAGATGGCAGATTCATCCTTGACAAGACCTCAGGAGTCACTGGAGCTGCCGAAGAGCACAGCGGTGGAGCTGCAGGAGTCGTCGGTGGCCTCAGCCCTGGAGTTGCCGGGGCCACCTGCGACCTCCATGCTGGAGTTGCAGGGGCCCCCTGCGACTCCAGTGCTGGAGTTGCCTGGGCCCTCTGCCGCCCCAGTGCCAGAGTTGTCAGGGCCCCTTTCTACCCCAGTGCCTGAGTTGCCAGGGCCCCCTGCCACAGTAGTGCCTGAGTTGCCGGGGCCCTCTGTGACACCAGTGCCACCATTGTTGCAGGAATTGCCAGGGCCTCCAGCGCCATCCGTGGGGTTGGAGCCACCACAGGAGGTACCAGAGCCACCTGTGATGGCACAGGAGATGCCAGGGGTACCTGCAGTTTCAGCGGCAGTAGAATTGACAGGGCAACCTGCAGTAACAGTAGCAATGGAGTTGACCGAACAACCTGTGACGACGACAGAGTTCGAGCAGCCTGTGGCGATGACGACGGTGGAACATCCTGGGCATCCTGAGGTGACAACAGCAACAGGGTTGCTGGGGCAGCCGGAGGCAGCGATGGTGCTGGAGTTGCCAGGACAGCCAGTGGCAACCACAGCTCTGGAGTTGTCTGGGCAGCCTTCAGTGACTGGGGTGTCAGAGTTGTCAGGGCTGCCTTCGGCAACTGGGGCACTGGAGTTGTCAGGGCAGCCCGTGGCAACTGGGGCACTGGAGTTGCCTGGGCAGCTTATGGCAACTGGGGCACTGGAGTTCTCGGGGCAGTCTGGGGCAGCTGGAGCACTGGAGCTTTTGGGGCAGCCCCTGGCAACAGGGGTGCTGGAGTTACCAGGGCAACCTGGGGCGCCAGAGTTGCCTGGGCAGCCCGTGGCAACTGTGGCGCTGGAGATCTCTGTTCAGTCCGTGGTGACAACATCGGAGCTGTCAACGATGACCGTGTCGCAGTCTCTGGAGGTGCCCTCGACGACAGCGCTGGAATCCTATAATACGGTAGCACAGGAGCTGCCTACTACATTGGTGGGGGAGACTTCTGTAACAGTAGGAGTGGATCCCTTGATGGCCCAAGAATCCCATATGTTAGCTTCTAACACCATGGAGAGCCATATGTTAGCATCCAACACCATGGACTCCCAAATGCTAGCATCCAACACTATGGATTCTCAGATGCTAGCATCCAATACCATGGATTCCCAGATGTTAGCGTCTAGCACCATGGACTCCCAGATGTTAGCCTCTAGCACCATGGACTCCCAGATGTTAGCAACTAGCTCCATGGACTCCCAGATGTTAGCGACTAGTTCCATGGACTCCCAAATGTTAGCAACCAGTTCCATGGACTCCCAGATGTTAGCAACCAGCTCTATGGACTCCCAGATGTTAGCAACCAGCAGTATGGACTCCCAGATGTTAGCAACCAGCTCTATGGACTCCCAGATGTTAGCAACCAGCTCCATGGACTCCCAGATGTTAGCAACCAGCAGTATGGACTCCCAGATGTTAGCCACCAGTTCCATGGACTCCCAGATGTTAGCATCTGGTGCTATGGATTCTCAAATGCTAGCTTCTGGCACCATGGATGCTCAGATGTTAGCATCTGGTACTATGGATGCCCAAATGTTAGCATCTAGTACCCAAGATTCTGCTATGATGGGTTCAAAATCTCCTGATCCTTATAGATTAGCTCAGGATCCTTACAGATTAGCTCAGGATCCCTATAGGTTGGGTCATGACCCCTATAGGTTAGGCCATGATGCTTATAGGTTAGGACAGGACCCCTATAGATTAGGCCATGATCCCTACAGACTAACTCCTGATCCCTATAGGATGTCACCTAGACCCTACAGAATAGCACCCAGGTCCTATAGAATAGCACCTAGGCCATACAGGTTAGCACCTAGACCCTTGATGTTAGCATCTAGACGCTCTATGATGATGTCCTATGCTGCAGAACGTTCCATGATGTCATCTTATGAGCGCTCTATGATGTCTTATGAACGCTCTATGATGTCTCCGATGGCTGAACGCTCAATGATGTCAGCCTATGAGCGCTCTATGATGTCAGCTTACGAGCGCTCCATGATGTCACCTATGGCTGAGCGTTCTATGATGTCAGCTTATGAACGCTCTATGATGTCAGCTTACGAGCGCTCCATGATGTCCCCTATGGCTGATCGATCTATGATGTCCATGGGTGCCGACCGGTCTATGATGTCATCGTACTCTGCAGCTGACCGGTCTATGATGTCATCGTACTCTGCAGCTGACCGATCTATGATGTCATCTTACACTGATCGATCAATGATGTCTATGGCAGCTGATTCTTATACTGATTCTTACACTGACTCCTATGCGGAGGCATATATGGTGCCTCCTTTGCCTCCTGAAGAGCCCCCAACAATGCCACCATTGCCACCTGAGGAACCACCAATGACACCACCATTGCCTCCTGAGGAACCACCAGAAGGTTCAGCATTATCTGCCGAGCAATCGGTATTAACAGCTGACAATACTTGGCCTACAGAGGTAACATTACCTACTGAAGAATCTGTAGCACAGCCTGAGCCTCCTGTGAGTCAAAGTGAGATTTCAGAGCCTTTGGCAGTACCTGCTAGTTATTCAGTGTCAGAATCAGAGACTTCAATGTTAGCATCAGAGGCTGTTATGACTGTTGCAGAACCTGCACAAGAGCCAGAATCTTCAGTTCTATCAGCACCAGTTGAGTCTGCTGTAGTAGCAGAACATGAAATGGTTACAGAGAGACCAGTGACTTACATGGTTTCTGAGGCTACCATGTCAGCTGAACCAGCTGTGTTATCAGAGCCTTCTGCTATGTCGGAGACATCAGAAACATATGATTCCATTCGGCCATCAGGACATGCTATGGCGGAGGTGTCTATGTCCCTCCTGGAGCCAGCAGTAACCATTTCACAGCCAGCAGAGAGCAGTCTGGAGCTGCAATCCATGGCTGTCCCAGCACCTCCCACTATGACTACCCCAGAATCTCCTGCTGTTGCCGTCCCAGAACTTCCTCCTGTGGCTGACCCAGAACCTCCCGTTATGGTTGTTCCAGAAACCCCCACTGTGGCTGTTCCAGAACTTGCTACTGTGGCTGCCCCAGAGCCTCCTGCTATGACTACTCCAGAGCTTTCCTCCATGCCTGTCTCAGAACCTCCTGTGGCTGTCCCGGAGCTCCCAGCTTTGGCTGACCCAGAGCATGCTACAACTGCAGGGTCAGGTGTTTCTTCCCTGGAGCCTTCTGTGCCTGTCTTGGAACCAGCAGTATCAGTCCTTCAACCTGTTATGGTTGTTTCAGAACCATGTGTTCCTGTCCAGGAACCTACTGTGGCAATTTCAGAACCTGCTGTCACAGTTTTGGAGCATACTCAAATAATATCACCTGAGATGGCTTTAGAGTCTTCACCAACAGTAGTGGAGTCCAGTGTTCTGTCATCACATGTTATGAAAGGAATGAATTTACTTTCTGGTGATCCAAGTCTTGGTCCAGAGGTTGGCGTGCAGGAGATTATGTTGCATCCAGGTGAAGAGCCACATGATGGAGGACACTTGAAAAATGACTTGTATGAAAATGAATATGATAGAAATGCAGAACTTGCTATGAACAGTCATTTCATTGCTAAAGATGTGGAGCATAATACAGTGTGTGCTGCTGCCATTGGTCCTGTTGGTGAAACAAGTGAAGAGAAAGTTTTGCCCGTCATCGAGACAAAGGAAGTCACAGAATTGGATACCTGTCCTGCTGTTAGTGAAGCTGATGTAGGAAGAAGTCTGTCTTCCCAACTTGCTCTGGAACCAGACACAATGGGAACTAATAAGGGGTTGGAATTTGTCACAGCATCTGTTCCCAGTTTAGATAGTAAATATGATGTTGAAATATCTTTAACTACTCAAGATACTGAACACGACATGGTGATTTCCACCAGCCCCAGTGGTGGCAGTGAAGCTGACATAGAGGGACCTTTGCCTGCTAAAGACATTCACCTTGATTTGCCATCTACAAATCTTGTTTGTAAGGATACAGAAGACTCGTTACCTATAAAAGACAGTGACCAGACAGTAGCAGTTGCTCCTAGCCCTAAAGAAAGCAGTGAAGATAAAGAAGTACCTCTTCCCAATAAAGAAACAGTTCCTGATTCAGTATATCCTGCCAGCATTGATGAGATTAATGAAGCTGACTTAGTGAGACCATTACTTCCTAAGGACATGGAACGTCTTACAAGCCTTAGAGCTGGCATTGAAGGACCTTTACTTGCAAGTGAAAGTGAACGGGACAAATTGGCTGCCAGTCCAGTTGTAATTAGTATACCAGAAAGAGCTTCAGAGTCTTCTTCAGAGGAAAAGGATGATTATGAAATTTTTGTAAAAGTTAAGGACACACatgaaaaaagcaagaaaaataaaaaccgtGACAAAggtgaaaaagagaagaaaagggactcTTCATTAAGGTCTCGGAGTAAGCGTTCCAAGTCTTCTGAACATAAGTCACGCAAGCGTACCAGTGAGTCTCGTTCTAGAGCAAGGAAGAGGTCATCTAAGTCCAAGTCTCATCGTTCTCAGACACGTTCACGGTCACGTTCAAGACGCAGGAGAAGGAGTAGCAGATCAAGATCTAAGTCTAGAGGAAGACGGTCTGTATCAAAAGAGAAGCGCAAGAGATCTCCAAAGCACAGATCCAAgtccagagaaaggaagaggaaaagatcaAGTTCCCGGGACAACCGGAAAACAGTTCGAGCTCGGAGTCGAACTCCAAGTCGGCGGAGTAGGAGTCACACTCCTAGTCGGCGGAGAAGGTCTAGATCTGTTGGTAGAAGGAGGAGTTTCAGCATTTCCCCGAGCCGCAGGAGCCGCACCCCCAGCCGCAGGAGCCGCACCCCCAGCCGCAGGAGCCGCACCCCCAGCCGCAGGAGTCGCACCCCCAGCCGCAGGAGCCGCACCCCCAGCCGCAGGAGCCGCACCCCGAGCCGCAGGAGAAGATCAAGATCTGTGGTAAGAAGACGAAGCTTCAGTATATCGCCAGTCAGATTAAGGCGATCAAGAACACCTTTGAGAAGAAGGTTTAGTAGATCTCCCATTCGTCGTAAAAgatccaggtcttctgaaagaggcAGATCACCCAAACGTCTAACAGATTTGG ATAAGGCTCAATTACTTGAAATAGCCAAAGCTAATGCAGCTGCCATGTGTGCTAAGGCTGGTGTTCCTTTACCACCAAACCTAAAGCCTGCACCTCCACCtacaatagaagagaaagttgctAAAAAGTCTGGAGGAGCTACCATAGAAGAACTAACTGAG aAATGCAAACAGATTGCACAGAGTAAAGAAGATGATGATGTAATAGTGAATAAACCTCATGTTtcggatgaagaggaagaagaacctCCTTTTTACCATCATCCCTTTAAACTCAGTGAACCCAAGCCCATTTTTTTCAATCTGAAT ATTGCTGCAGCAAAGCCAACTCCACCAAAGAGCCAAGTAACATTAACAAAGGAATTTCCTGTGTCATCTGGATCTCAGCATCGGAAAAAAGAAGCCGATAGTGTTTATGGAGAGTGGGTTCCTGTAGAGAAAAACGGCgaagaaaacaaagatgatgATAATGTGTTCAGCAGCAGCTTGCCCTCAGAG ccTGTGGACATCTCAACAGCAATGAGCGAACGGGCACTTGCTCAGAAGAGACTCAGTGAGAATGCATTTGACCTTGAAGCCATGAGTATGTTAAATCGAGCTCAAGAACGG attgaTGCCTGGGCTCAGTTGAACTCTATCCCTGGGCAGTTCACAGGAAGTACGGGAGTGCAAGTCCTGACACAGGAACAGCTGGCTAATACTGGTGCCCAAGCCTGGATTAAAAAG GATCAGTTCTTAAGAGCAGCCCCAGTAACTGGAGGAATGGGTGCTGTCTTGATGagaaaaatgggctggagagaaggagaaggactagGCAAGAACAAAGAAGGGAACAAGGAGCCCATTCTCGTGGACTTTAAGACAGACCGGAAAG